The following are from one region of the Maribacter aquivivus genome:
- a CDS encoding sugar phosphate isomerase/epimerase family protein has translation MNDSNSRRIFLKQTGILSVSSMLPLSVLPMDYKYKMGLQLFTIRDAMAKDPIESIKYVRELGYVDGEIYGYDGENDTYYGIKSKEFKKQIDDLDFTISSGHYDFSSRFNEPKEKLERYVDQCIEGAITLNSTYITWPWLAPEYRTIENFKILKDKLNVIGEQVTNAGLQFAYHNHDFEFTDHNGEQGYDIILSGTDASLVKLQMDMYWVEHSADKSPAELIAENPGRYVMWHIKDMDKVTRDYSEMGNGSIDYKSMLSSINKDDLQYYYIEQGGNFAENSMQSITDSATYFKKHLQRYL, from the coding sequence ATGAACGACTCAAATTCTCGTAGAATATTTTTAAAACAGACTGGAATACTTTCCGTAAGCTCCATGCTTCCCTTATCTGTATTACCGATGGATTATAAATATAAAATGGGTTTACAATTATTTACTATTCGCGATGCAATGGCTAAAGACCCAATTGAGAGTATTAAATACGTACGTGAGCTAGGGTATGTTGACGGAGAAATTTATGGTTATGATGGTGAGAATGACACGTATTACGGTATAAAATCTAAGGAATTTAAAAAACAGATAGATGATTTAGATTTTACTATCTCTAGCGGACATTATGATTTTTCTAGTCGTTTTAATGAGCCTAAAGAAAAGCTAGAACGTTATGTAGATCAATGTATAGAAGGTGCTATCACCCTAAATAGCACATACATTACATGGCCATGGTTGGCACCAGAATATCGAACAATTGAAAATTTTAAAATTCTGAAGGATAAATTAAATGTAATTGGAGAACAGGTAACCAATGCCGGATTACAGTTTGCTTATCATAATCACGATTTTGAATTTACGGACCACAATGGAGAGCAAGGCTATGATATAATCTTATCTGGCACAGATGCAAGTTTAGTAAAACTACAAATGGATATGTATTGGGTTGAGCATTCTGCAGATAAGAGTCCGGCTGAATTAATTGCCGAAAACCCAGGTCGCTATGTTATGTGGCATATTAAAGATATGGACAAAGTAACTCGAGATTATTCTGAAATGGGTAATGGATCTATTGATTACAAAAGTATGTTATCATCTATTAACAAAGATGATTTACAATATTACTATATAGAGCAAGGCGGAAATTTTGCAGAGAACTCTATGCAAAGTATTACTGATAGCGCTACCTATTTCAAGAAACATCTTCAACGTTATTTATAA
- a CDS encoding aminotransferase class IV, whose protein sequence is MSYPDKVYLNGSIVNSADAKVSVFDRGFIFGDGLYEVMVQINGRFFYEKEHLERLQSGLQKINIEFDVSLLKNEILTLLKVASLTDKDCMLYIQITRGVAPRQHSFPGDIKPTVMMYAVPKVLPEINTVNAHVITRNDFRWSRCDIKMTSLLGNVMLNEEAMQLECYETILNRDGVFTEASHSNLFFVKNGVVYTHPANEYILNGITRIVVIELCHSLGIEIKETPISLAELNTIDEAFLTGTSTQIAAIQQIDDYKLYTGNEKGPVTQRLQEAFLKLR, encoded by the coding sequence ATGAGCTATCCTGATAAAGTATACCTAAACGGAAGTATTGTAAATTCTGCAGATGCTAAAGTATCTGTTTTCGATCGCGGATTTATTTTTGGTGATGGATTATACGAAGTAATGGTTCAGATAAACGGCAGATTTTTTTATGAAAAGGAACATCTAGAGCGATTACAATCAGGACTCCAAAAAATCAATATTGAGTTCGACGTTAGTTTGCTCAAAAATGAAATTCTCACTTTGTTAAAAGTAGCATCGCTTACAGATAAAGACTGCATGCTTTATATTCAAATTACTAGGGGAGTAGCACCAAGACAACATTCATTTCCTGGAGATATAAAACCAACAGTTATGATGTATGCTGTACCAAAGGTTTTACCTGAAATAAATACTGTAAATGCCCATGTAATAACTAGAAATGATTTTAGATGGTCTCGCTGCGATATTAAAATGACCTCTCTTTTAGGTAATGTGATGTTGAATGAAGAAGCCATGCAACTTGAATGTTACGAAACCATATTAAATAGAGACGGAGTTTTTACCGAAGCATCTCATTCCAATTTGTTTTTCGTAAAAAATGGGGTAGTATACACACATCCGGCAAATGAGTATATTCTTAATGGTATTACTAGAATTGTGGTAATTGAGCTTTGTCACTCCTTAGGCATAGAAATTAAAGAAACTCCTATTTCATTAGCAGAATTGAATACTATTGATGAAGCATTCTTAACAGGTACGAGTACACAGATTGCTGCAATTCAACAAATTGATGACTACAAACTATATACAGGAAATGAAAAAGGCCCCGTAACACAAAGATTACAAGAGGCCTTTTTAAAACTTAGATAA